Genomic segment of Sebastes fasciatus isolate fSebFas1 chromosome 3, fSebFas1.pri, whole genome shotgun sequence:
gtactactagtatagtgtgaggttgttctactagtatagtatgagcttgtactactagtatagtatgaggttgtactactagtatagtatgaggttgtactactagtatagtatgagcttgtactactagtatagtatgaggttgtactactagtatagtatgaggttgtactactagtatagtatgagcttgtactactagtatagtatgaggttgtactactagtatagtatgagcttgtactactagtatagtatgaggttgtactactagtatagtatgaggttgtactactagtatagtatgagcttgtactactagtataatgtgaggttgttctactagtatagtatgaggttgttctactagtatagtgtgaggttgttctactagtatagtgtgaggttgttctactagtatagtatgaggttgttctagtatagtatgaggttgtactactagtatagtatgaggttgtactactagtatagtatgcagtTTAAGATAAACCTTAAagtgtgtcttcttcttctgtggtgtttcAGGGTTCGGTTCCATGCTGCGAGCTCTGGGCGCTCAGATCGAGAAGACGACAAACCGCGAGGCCTGCAGAGATCTGAGCGGCCGCCGCCTCCGAGACGTCAACCACGAGAAAGAGTAAGCGCCactcttcttcgtcttcttctgtGGTATAGTCACATCGATgtaactcttcttcttcttctgtggtcaaGTCACATCGATgtaactcttcttctgtggtgtgtGCAGGATGGCAGAGTGGTTGAAGAAGCAGACGGAGCGCGAGGCGGAGAAGGAGCAGCGCCGTCTGGATCGTCTGAAGAGGAAACTGTCTGAACCCAAACACCAGTTCACCGACCCGGAGTACCAGCAGCAGTGTCACGAGCTGTCGGAGCGACTCGAGGACTCTGTCATGAAAGGTTCATAAacatatgttctggtttctttcctcagtaaactgaatatcttggaGACgtctgaggacgtcatctttgagaaacactgatcaacattttatagaccgaactactaatcgattaatggagaaaacaatcaacaatgagaataatctttagttgctaAACACCTTCAGGATAAAAGCCTCTCCTTCAAAATAATGTCAGTCGTGATTTTAatttgaacaaaaacatttattatatgatgtatgtagGTTGAGAGAATATGTCTCTGTTACTATGGCGAtccgttttaacatttattagCTAGATAGGAtgttcattagagatatctgcaacgtcattttgaCTCGTCACAACTCTGATtcaagatatctgtaattctATTTTGACTAGTGCGATTTAAACTACTTTTGCCGTTCATGTGTACGGGGTTTCTCATTACGGATatctgaggacagtccgccccggttacGCTTTGTCCACGCCCCTGGGaagcaccttcaccccgagcctttccaagccgacctagagtcGTTGCGGCGCACCACCTCGTATctgggactccccagcctgccgtgtgtcgctcacaccctccagctggctgtcaacgagggtcttttggcacagagaagtactcgtatcggtactcggtattggcgagtacccaaatataagtacttgtactcggtatcggtgcatccctagttatagatatctggaataaaaGTTCTGACTAGTCACAGTGTAATTGTAGATATCTCTCTAATGTTCTGGATAGCCAAGCTGAGATATTACATGTTAAACGGCTCGCCGTACGTTACTGCACACTGCTGGTCAAACTGGCTTGTGATGGCGCTCTGAGAACATTACCGATGCTGTAGTGAAATGTTAACACTGCGGTGTGTCTCAGGTCTGCAGGCGTCCTCCAGCAGTCAGGTGAAGGTGGACGACGTCTCTGCAGCCAAGAGACCAAAGTGTGATGAGAGCGAGCAGCCGCacgggaagaagaagaagacgaagagcGCAGGAGCAGCGTGTTTCTGGTCAGTTTCATCCTCATGGTTTTATTGACCTCATTTAACCTCTGAGAGCCTCAATAGAGCCGTgttagtcttctttaggggtGTCCAGGGGGTGtttaaggggagatagcaggtcaacagtagatgtcacatagaagtggtgtacatcatctgaaagctgagaacctgaagattaatttgagatgcagctcagcactgagggtcaagatgttctagtcataaatcaggtatataaataaataataaaaataaaagtcagaaataaacatgaattaaccCTCAGAgacccgactgactttactgtctttcagaggctctagtaggtggCTTTTTCTCTGGAGTTCCtgaaggtcttggtgtcttaatctggtattttggagggattattgatcattttaataatcaattctccagtggtaaaaaaaaaaaagttaaattaaagttaaaaaaactcaccaaatctgtgtaacaaatggtttcaacttatgagacataatagagcgtGAGGATGACcgtcatatacttctatcataatgttctaaacccttatgacctgctgtctcccccAAGAGACCCCCTGGACCCACTAAATAAGACTAAAACGGCTCTAATGTGGGTTCTGAGAgggttaattaattaaaataaatagtgaaagtatatatatttatataattatatatatgtatatttttatatatatatattttatatatataaatttatatatttattcaccAACGTTGAGTCAAAGTTTGGATGAAAACTACCGTCTGCGTGAGTGTTTTAAATCTGTCTCCATGGTTACAGGGAGATGCTGAGCTCAGAGGACGAGGACGAGTCTCCGTCCTCCTCCAgctgtggagctgctgctgttaccaTGACGAAACAGACAAAAAAGGTGGAGCCTGAGCAGAGCAGCAGGTAGAGACCAGATCCACAGAGTCCAGATCCACTTCAGTACCACAAACTATTCACACATTCTTATTTTTAACTGAATCATCATCTCTTCCAGCTCGTCTGactgcagctcctcctcagAGGGTCAGGGTTCCCCAGGACTCTCCAGAGACCAGACCGTCAGACCCTCCAGAGACCAGACCGTCAGACCCTCAGAGGACCAGAGACCTCCAGAACCCTCCAGAGACCAGACCGTCAGACCCTCAAAGGACCAGACCGTCAGACCCTCCGAGGACAAGACCGTCAGACCCTCAGAGGACCAGACCGTCAGACCCTCCGAGGACAAGACCGTCAGACCCTCAGAGGACCAGACCGTCAGACCCTCAGAAGAGCAGACCGTCAGACCCTCAGAAGACCAGACCGTCAGACCCTCCGAGGACAAGACCGTCAGACCCTCAGAGGACCAGACCGTCAGACCCTCAGAAGAGCAGACCGTCAGACCCTCAGAAGACCAGACCGTCAGACCCTCCGAGGACAAGACCGTCAGACCCTCAGAGGACCAGACCGTCAGACCCTCAGAAGAGCAGACCGTCAGACCCTCAGAAGACCAGAGACCTCCAGAACCCTCCAGAGACCAGACCGTCAGACCCTCAGAAGAGTCCAGCTGTTCGTCTTCTCAGCAGGTCAGTAGTTTGTCCTCTCCGTCCACTAGGAGGGAATAAATGGATTCAACTATGTatcatgatttttattttttaatgatttctaaatagatgttttaaaatgctcttgaccgttaaccgatttattaattattaaccgacaagattagtgcgtctcGTGCAGCGGtgctccagctgcaggagcacaacagatattggttgacgggagtctccagttcactggcattaaaacatcaatTTCAACATCGTAAAAAAATGACGATACATAGATGGATGGATTTATTTTTCCCCTCGTGGATTCTGGATGTGAAGCGATTTAATCAGGATGATATTCAGCAggtcaatgaaaataatgaactGTGAGGAGACGTCATCACTTTGTCAATATCACtaaatattaatatgaatattgaGACGTTTTCTCTGAGTAAATATCTGAAACATGTCAGAGTGAgttttgttgaggtgtttgaaGTGAAGCAGCAGCGATATGTAACCGAAGCATGATGTTAATGTTTAGGGTCGGACTGCGGTGGATCTGTCCTCGCTGTCCTCCGTAGACCAGCTCCAGTCTCTGGGTCTGGACGTCCTGAAGGAGGAACTGATGTCTCGAGGGATGAAGTGCGGGGGAACGCTGACGGAGCGCGCCGCCCGACTCTTCTCCGTCAGAGGACTGACTCCTGATCAGATCGACCCGGCGCTGCACGCCAAACCAGCCAAGAATAAGAGGAAGtaaagaggtcagaggtcacggctGTCTCTCACCTTTTAAATtagattaaaggaacagtccgGCTTTTTCATGATGGATTTTTTGAGTGAGACGACGGCgaggaaaatgtgtttaatacTCTGGAGAAGCTCGTCAGTGGACCTCCAGTtgacatgtttctgtttgtcagTATCAGAATCATTCTGACCATATGAGTAAATGTTTCATCTGTAACTTTATGAACA
This window contains:
- the sde2 gene encoding splicing regulator SDE2 isoform X1, whose product is MAVFVSSPGSRFCNSVFPDGSVVRDVLNRFFQQQGLPSSEDFYVVRNGRLSCLDDPLQHGAVYHLEPRLCGGKGGFGSMLRALGAQIEKTTNREACRDLSGRRLRDVNHEKEMAEWLKKQTEREAEKEQRRLDRLKRKLSEPKHQFTDPEYQQQCHELSERLEDSVMKGLQASSSSQVKVDDVSAAKRPKCDESEQPHGKKKKTKSAGAACFWEMLSSEDEDESPSSSSCGAAAVTMTKQTKKVEPEQSSSSSDCSSSSEGQGSPGLSRDQTVRPSRDQTVRPSEDQRPPEPSRDQTVRPSKDQTVRPSEDKTVRPSEDQTVRPSEDKTVRPSEDQTVRPSEEQTVRPSEDQTVRPSEDKTVRPSEDQTVRPSEEQTVRPSEDQTVRPSEDKTVRPSEDQTVRPSEEQTVRPSEDQRPPEPSRDQTVRPSEESSCSSSQQGRTAVDLSSLSSVDQLQSLGLDVLKEELMSRGMKCGGTLTERAARLFSVRGLTPDQIDPALHAKPAKNKRK
- the sde2 gene encoding splicing regulator SDE2 isoform X2; protein product: MAVFVSSPGSRFCNSVFPDGSVVRDVLNRFFQQQGLPSSEDFYVVRNGRLSCLDDPLQHGAVYHLEPRLCGGKGGFGSMLRALGAQIEKTTNREACRDLSGRRLRDVNHEKEMAEWLKKQTEREAEKEQRRLDRLKRKLSEPKHQFTDPEYQQQCHELSERLEDSVMKGLQASSSSQVKVDDVSAAKRPKCDESEQPHGKKKKTKSAGAACFWEMLSSEDEDESPSSSSCGAAAVTMTKQTKKVEPEQSSSSSDCSSSSEGQGSPGLSRDQTVRPSRDQTVRPSEDQTVRPSEDQTVRPSEEQTVRPSEDQTVRPSEDKTVRPSEDQTVRPSEEQTVRPSEDQTVRPSEDKTVRPSEDQTVRPSEEQTVRPSEDQRPPEPSRDQTVRPSEESSCSSSQQGRTAVDLSSLSSVDQLQSLGLDVLKEELMSRGMKCGGTLTERAARLFSVRGLTPDQIDPALHAKPAKNKRK